GCTGGAAGCTCAAAATATTGATTTCAATATCGGTAAAATCCCTGTTTTGGATCCGGAAACTGAAAAACCGGTACAACGGGCCGAAGATGTGCTGCTAAAAGAGCAGCTGGGTTTTATTAATAAGATCAGTTATGATATTGCTAAGATTACGGATGGGATATTGTCTGAACCGTGATTTTGGGGGATTGATAGGATGGGCAGGATTTTGTCTGAATCAGAATTTACAGAATTTTAGGATTTTCAGAATTGCTTTGTTACGATCAGACTTGATTCTGTTAATTCTCAAATTCTGTAAATTCTGATTCAGACAACTTGTTTAAACCTATAAATTAAATTATTTCTAAATACAAAAATACCGGGTTACAAGGATAGGTTGCTAAGGTTTTTTCCCTACTTTAGCCATTGATGATACCTGTTGTTTCAAAACTCCCCCAAACCGGAACTACGATTTTCACCGTGATGTCGGCCCTGGCCAACGAGCTGGGGGCTATCAACCTGTCGCAAGGTTTTCCAGATTATGATTGTTCGCCCGAGCTCATCGAGCTGGTTAATAAGGCCATGAAAGCCGGGCACAACCAGTACGCTCCAATGGCCGGGGTAATGGCCCTGCGTGAGCGTATTGCCGAAAAAACAGAGAAACTTTACGGCGCTGTTTACAATCCCGAAACGGAGATCACCATCACTGCCGGAGGCACGCAGGCCATATTTACGGCCATAAGTGCGGTGATCCACCCTAATGATGAGGTGATTATTTTTGAGCCTGCTTTTGATTGCTACGCCCCTGCCATTAAACTGATGGGCGGCGTGGTAAAATCCTTAGCGCTCGAACCGCCCGATTATCGCATTGCCTGGGATATGGTGAAACGACTCATCAACCAAAAAACAAAAATGATTATCCTTAACTCGCCGCATAACCCCACCGCTACCATTTTGCGTAAGGAGGATATAGACGAGCTAAGCGCACTGGTAAAAAACCAGGATATTTTGATTTTGAGCGATGAGGTTTACGAACACCTGATATATGATGGCGAAACCCACCACAGCATGGCCCGCTACCCCGATCTGCAGCAACGCAGCTTCATCGTGGCATCGTTCGGCAAGCCTTTTCATGCCACCGGCTGGAAGGTTGGCTATTGTATGGCACCGGCTTATTTGATGAATGAGTTCCGCAAAATTCACCAGTTTTTGGTGTTCGCCGTGAATACGCCTATCCAGTATGCCATTGCCGAACATTTAAAAAATGAAGAAACTTACCTGGGCTTAACAGCATTTTTTACTGAGAAGCGCGACTACTTCCGCAAAGGCCTTGAGCAAACCCGTTTTGAGCTTTTACCATGCTCCGGATCGTACTTTCAATCAGTAAGTTACCGTGGCCTTAGCGATGAAAAAGACACCGATTATTCTATCCGCATAGCCAAGGAATTTGGGGTGGCTACCATACCGGTTTCGGCCTTTTACAGCAAGGGGATAGATCATCATGTATTACGATTTT
The sequence above is a segment of the Mucilaginibacter celer genome. Coding sequences within it:
- a CDS encoding methionine aminotransferase; the encoded protein is MIPVVSKLPQTGTTIFTVMSALANELGAINLSQGFPDYDCSPELIELVNKAMKAGHNQYAPMAGVMALRERIAEKTEKLYGAVYNPETEITITAGGTQAIFTAISAVIHPNDEVIIFEPAFDCYAPAIKLMGGVVKSLALEPPDYRIAWDMVKRLINQKTKMIILNSPHNPTATILRKEDIDELSALVKNQDILILSDEVYEHLIYDGETHHSMARYPDLQQRSFIVASFGKPFHATGWKVGYCMAPAYLMNEFRKIHQFLVFAVNTPIQYAIAEHLKNEETYLGLTAFFTEKRDYFRKGLEQTRFELLPCSGSYFQSVSYRGLSDEKDTDYSIRIAKEFGVATIPVSAFYSKGIDHHVLRFCFAKRQETLDKAVDRLIRI